AATCTAATGCACAATCAGTttggtttaattattttacCAACATATagtaatattgaaattttatgccgacaaataaaacattattgtaAGTTGTTTTCAAAGCTAGATAGCCATCATCTCAATGATTTTATATATCTCGACCATTACAACTTCACAATACACAAATTCATAAACAACAAATgtaaatacaaattaaaatagCAATTACTCGACACTGCTATCGGTTCAAATCATGCACTCCAACAAAACCGAAGAATGTTTAAAGTTTCTGCCTTATTAGTATATGTTTTCTCATtttgtatttacattttttatataaaatttctatttacattttaagatttGCTAACCTCCTCCAAACTATTCTTCCTAATAAAACTGAATTTCTTTACAAATGTCCACCCAcataactcttcttcttcacacatatatgttttgcatttaaaaaatgttttatcaaatttattattctatatcaatactattaaaagggaaaaagtcctaaaaaatctacttaaaaaaagTTGTTGCACCATTTCATTTAACTAATACATTTGGTCTTACCTAACTATAACTATACatgatgattttatttattagtcGACATAGTGGACCAAAGTTTTTGTTTAACTAAATCCCAGTCGTGATGTTCATTTTCTTGGGCTAATCTATTGTTTAAgcaatttattttattggtccatgtctaaaatatataataatatcattATAACATACAAATtctcaaatataaatttataaaactttaattttaaacaaaaaaaattcttcttcgatataaaatgattttataacatgataatgtacaacaaaactaaaatacaaaTTCATATTAAACACTGTTTAAATatcatcatatttatatatggtCTTATAGAGTCAAACAATATCAGATCCCAGATTAATGAttggttttgaattttgaaCGAGATTTATCAGGTTTTATGTATCAGGTTTTAACTAAATCTGGACCGTAATATATACAAGTCACTGGATTTATTGGTTTGACTACGGGTCTAGGTCGGGTACGGAAACACTTCTAAAACTCTTAAAAACCCTACAAATGTATATTATTTGATCAGCCCAAAATCTAACAAGCAAATCTTATATTTTACCAGCTGAACAAATGTAACTTTTATAAAATGCACACAATACAAAAATGATGTTATGACATAAAAGTGTACatacaaaatctcaaataaactaacTGATAAGTTAATATAATTTACACAAAAAGAAACGTCTTCTTCTCTGATATAAAACAACTTTATAACTTGATAATGTACTTCAAAACCAAAACACTAATTCATTTCAAACATTTATATTAACCGGAGAAACCCGCGCTTttgaagcgcggatcaaaatctagtatgtGTTTTAAAGCATTGAGTACTATATACTACTCTATATTTAGGTTACCTTATTATAATTAACAAGGAAAAATATTCCTCCACACATTCTTCAAAATCATAACTAACGATTTTATTGTTACATAAAATTttgctatttatttaaaatcgtAAATAACAAACATAATCAATTTTTATcaccaaaaatatttaagaatattcCTTATTTATTACAAACTCAATCATTTAGTTAAATCGTAATCTTTCTATATATTTGAGACTAAACTACTTTTTATAATCCATCTTatcaataaattatattttaaatgaaactatGTACGATAGATTTAGCCTTTAGGTAATACTTTctatgttgttaaaaaaaaaggtaatattttctataatctaGCTAagcaaaaaattatattcatagCAGTATTATCAATACTATTGATTTAGGCAGACGACTAAATATATGGAACATATACCTCAACTATTTCGATTGATTCATTACGTATGTTATACcatttatacaaaaatttacttataaaaaacGTAAAAGCAAATACATGTACGATTTCATGGTCAACCACCAACACATACGTTtagattataaatatatgtatatcatttagacaaaacaaaaatttacttattaaaaaagtaaaaacgaACACCCGCTCGGATGAGCGGGTCAAACTCTAGTTaactattatttgtaatatcattCAAACTATTCCGTAAGTGATATTAACTAGTTATatacttatcttttattttagatttaattaaaataattaaaaattaaatatcgtTCAATATATAGTAGGAGTTGGGCTTTTTTGTGCCAATTATTTCTTTGTGTGTTGAGTTAAAAGCCCATACTTTTAGTTTCTGTTTATGTCAATATTTTCTTTAGCACACGGAACGTTTGAGAATCGAACAATCCAAGTATATAGAGTGATCTAAAACGTAACCGGTAGATTCCATTCCGACCGAAAacaagggtttttttttttgttaatcagaTGAAGAGGCAAAAAGTAATCGAGTTAGATCGTGTGGAGACGCCGACGAAGAGCTTCAACATAGATTGGGACAATGTTTTGGTCGACGAGGAAGTCCCCGACTTGGAGATCGTCGACAAAACCCCGCCGCACGAGCCTGCTTTCTCCGGCGACGATTCCGCCGTCTGCGTGAAATCCCTCAAGGACAGCGAGCTCGACGATCATCTTAAGCGTCAGAGGTCGCTTCTCGCTTCTTTCGCCGACAAGTTGCCGGACAAGGGCGCGAGAATCCGCTCCAGAATCGGAAGCCTCGAGTACGAGAAGCAGCGACGGTTGCTCCGCCGCGCCAAATCGGTTCGTCCTTTGGTTCCCGACTCAAAAAAACGAAACCTTTTTTGAATGTCTGTGTTTGTGTAATCATTAGTGTTCTGTCTTTTATATCTAAAGTTTGTCACTTTCACTGGTTTTTGTCAGGATACTGACGAATGTCAGATCCTCGCGCAGCCAAAAAGCTCAGGTATGTTGTTTTTGTCTTTACTAATGTTTGTTGAAGAGTGCTTAAAGTTGAATTCTAACGTTTGAAGTTCTTAAAGATGTGTGTAAGCAAGCGAATACAGCTACAGGATCGAAAGAGGCGTCTCGGTCAACATTCGTTTCTCATTTTAGTGTTAATCTCAAAGTATgatgctttttttttcattccctcttgtttttttttcaagttgcTGCTTCTCGACTTGATGATAATCCTTTTGTTTAACAGGTGGAGGCTCGACCAGTGAAACTCTTTAGTGAAGATTTGGGACGCGAAAGCTGGAAAGGAAAGGCTAGTGGAGAGACTACAACAAAGCAAAGCAATGGGTGGCGGTCGTTGCCGAGACTAGGCAAGTCTCAGATCGGTGAAACAAACTTTTATTCTGGATTTAAGGACCCAAAAGGGAAGCGAGAACACGATGAAGCTTCTgtaagtagaaaaagaaagacaaaGGAATCTTCCCCTTATTTACtcgttgatgatgatgatgatgaagacgaCGTCGTTGGATATGATACTCCTAGGTCCTTATCTTTTCTCTATGCTACTGCTTCATCGAGAGTTAAGTGTATTGacgtatatttactttttttctctCACAGGGAGTTGAGCTGTAAAGCATCTCTATCACAGAGGTCAAGCTGCAGGAAGGTATCTCATCTTATTCCATATATTTTGTACACAATTAATATAAACTAAGCTCAGCACCTTTTctgacacttttttttttgctatagaAATCAGATGATAAAGTTATTAATTTGGACGAAGAGGAACCTGAGTCTCCAGTGGTAGTAGAGGAAGCTCTTGAACTTCCTGAAGGgtaaaaaaaagagttgtttCTGTTTTGCCTTTCATCAAGTGACTGTGATTCTTGTTGGAAGTAACTTAGTTTTAGTGAAAATCTGCAGGTTACCGGGAGATATTTGCTACCCATCAAGGTTAGTGAAAAAGCTTTCATGTAGTAGTTGGTGTAGGTTTACTCACTGACATTGTTATTTCTTCTTCACTTATCAAGGGATGACCCAGACCTTGTTCAAGTGTCTCTTGATGATCTTAAATGCCTTTCACCTAGAGAATGTCTTACATCTCCAGTTATAAATTTCTACATCAGGTGACTTTTGAGTGACGGACTTCACATATTACAATTATATATCTTGTGttactgctttttttttttcttttctttcttttgtgtgATTATTCTCCCTTTTGTTTGGCTAGGTTCCTGCAGCACCAGGTGTTTGCAGCGAATCAGACAGCTGCTGATTGCCATTTCTTTAACACATTTTTTTACAAGAAGCTCATAGAAGCTGTTTCATACAAGGTGGGTTTCTTTTGTCCTGAGGTTTCATTGCTTGAAAATAGATGGTTGAATCTAAATTTAATGTTCAACTGTAGCAAGAAGTAAGAGAATCTGATGAtagcatctcttctttgaaTCTTGTGATTCacatatatttctttttggctACTTATGCGGTCTCTGCGTATTGTCTTTTCAATGTAAGTAGGGTAACGACAAGGAAGCATCTTTTGTGAGGTTGAGACGGTGGTGGAAAGGTTTTGATCTATTCCgcaaatcatatatatttataccaaTTCATGAGGAGTAAGTATTTTCCTGACTGTTGTCTATTAATACTTCCATGATTACATCTTTTTGGCATGATATTCAATCATTTAATCTTGTGGGTATTATGCATAAAGTGCTATTTTAGATTATGGTATCTCAGTATGTTCTTTGATTGCATAATAGTTTGTTCTCTTACATGTTTCAGTCTCCACTGGAGCTTGGTGATCATTTGCATCCCAGACAAGGAGGATGAATCAGGTTTGACTATATTTCACTTGGATTCATTGGGACTTCATCCAACAAGATCAATTTTTAATAACGTCAAAAGGTGAGACTAGAGGAATCATTGCATACAGTTTCTCAGTGTTAAAGACCATCTTCACTAGATTCCGTTTGTTTTCATATGTGGTTTTGATTAGGTTTCTGATTGAGGAGTGGAGTTACCTGAATCAAGATGCTTCTCTACCGGATTTACCAATCTCAGAAAAGATATGGAGAGACCTTCCAGATAGGATCAACGAAGCTGAAGTGAAGGCTAGTCTCTTTTACCATCTTTAAGTAGTATTTCTTAGAAGACAAATTGTAGTCTTCATCTAAACTATATGGCATTTCACTTTTCATTCAACAGGTTCCGCAGCAAAAGAATGATTTCGACTGTGGTCTGTTTGTGCTCTTGTTTATACAA
This region of Brassica napus cultivar Da-Ae chromosome C5, Da-Ae, whole genome shotgun sequence genomic DNA includes:
- the LOC106350332 gene encoding ubiquitin-like-specific protease 1C; its protein translation is MKRQKVIELDRVETPTKSFNIDWDNVLVDEEVPDLEIVDKTPPHEPAFSGDDSAVCVKSLKDSELDDHLKRQRSLLASFADKLPDKGARIRSRIGSLEYEKQRRLLRRAKSDTDECQILAQPKSSDVCKQANTATGSKEASRSTFVSHFSVNLKVEARPVKLFSEDLGRESWKGKASGETTTKQSNGWRSLPRLGKSQIGETNFYSGFKDPKGKREHDEASVSRKRKTKESSPYLLVDDDDDEDDVVGYDTPRELSCKASLSQRSSCRKKSDDKVINLDEEEPESPVVVEEALELPEGLPGDICYPSRDDPDLVQVSLDDLKCLSPRECLTSPVINFYIRFLQHQVFAANQTAADCHFFNTFFYKKLIEAVSYKGNDKEASFVRLRRWWKGFDLFRKSYIFIPIHEDLHWSLVIICIPDKEDESGLTIFHLDSLGLHPTRSIFNNVKRFLIEEWSYLNQDASLPDLPISEKIWRDLPDRINEAEVKVPQQKNDFDCGLFVLLFIQRFIEDAPKRLKLQDLGMIHKKWFEPKEASALRIKIWNKLIELFLESNQTV